The genome window CGCCATCGGCACGGCCATGACCTGCGTCATCCAGTCCAGCAGCGCCACCGTCGGCATCGTGCTGGCCCTGTGCAGCCAGGGCATCATCGGCTTCTACACCGCCGTGCCCCTCATTCTGGGCGACAACATCGGCACGACCATCACCGCCAACCTCGCGGCGCTCAACGCCAACCGCGACGCCAGGCGCGTCGCCCTGGCACACACCCTCTTCAATCTTTTCGGCACGGCGTACATGTTCGCCCTGTTCTTCGTGCCCCTGTGGGCGGGAAAGCCGCTCTTCCTGGGCTTTGTGGACTGGATGACGCCGGGCACGGTCTTCTCCGAGCACCCCGAGAACCTCATGCGCCACGCGGCCAACGCCCACACCTTCTTCAACCTGTTCAACGTCGTGGTCTTCCTTCCCCTGACCACCCTGCTTGCCAGGGTCTGCCAGTGGGTGATCCCGAGGGTGGAGGCGGAGCGGGAGACGGTGCTCCAGTACCTGGAGCCCAACCTGCTGAAGGCGCCCGCCATCGCCCTGCAGCAGGCGGTGCGCGAGGTCATCTTCATGGTCCGCAGGGGCCAGAAGTCCATGACGGAGAGCTGCCTGCTCATCACCGGGCAGAACGAGTCGCTGGCCGACGCGGTCATCAAGCGGGAGCAGCTCATAGACCGGCTCCAGCGCGAGATCATCGAGTACCTCGTCGCCCTGTCCCGCCGCGAGGTGGAGCCCTCCGTCTCCGCCCTCATCCCCAAGATGATCCACGTGGTCAACGACGCGGAGCGCCTCGGCGACCACGCCGAGGAAATGGTCCACGTCTACTGGGTCATGCAGGAGAGCGGCGCCCCGCCCACCCCGGAGGGCATGCGCGAGCTCATCGCCATCAACGACTGCCTCAACCTCCAGTTCGAGGCCATCTACGCCATCCTGGAGGGCGAGAACCCCGGGGCCATCGAGCAGGCCACCAACGCCCACGAGGCCCTCACCGAAATGCTCCGGAAATGCACCGACAGCCATGTGCACCGTCTCGACGCCGGCCAGTGCGACGTCCAGTCCAGCGTCCTCTTCCTCGACGTGCTCAGCCACATGGAGCGCGTCGGCAACCACCTGCTCAACATCGCCGAGCGCGCCGGCGCCATCCTCGAGGAGGTCCGTTGAGGCGCCCGCGTTTGCTTTCCCCCGGGAAAACCCCCTAGAATAAGCCCGCGACCGCCCCCGTGCACACCGGCATGCGGGGCGGTTCTCCTGCCGGGCGGCCCCTTTCTGGCCGTTTCCGCGCCCCCAATCCCCCCGGTGCTGGAGTGGTGTTCCATGGAAAAAATCGTCAGCCTGTGCAAGCGGAAGGGCTTCATCTTCCAGTCGAGCGGCATCTACGGCGGCATCAACGGCTGCTGGGACTTCGGCCCCCTCGGCGTGGAGCTCAAGCGCAACCTGAAGAACGACTGGTGGTACAACTTCGTCCAGACCCGGGACGACATGGTGGGGCTGGACGCGAGCATCATCACGCACCCGCAGGTGTGGGTGGCCAGCGGGCACGTGGAGAACTTCCACGACATGCTGGTGGACTGCAAGGACTGCCGCAAGCGGTTCCGCCAGGACCACCTGGAGACGGAGCGGTGCCCCGACTGCGGCGGCGAGCTGACGGAGCCGAAGGCCTTCAACAGCATGCTGCGCACGCGGCTCGGCGTGAGCGACGACTCGTCGGTGGAGACCTACCTGCGCCCCGAAACCTGCCAGTCCATCTTCGTGGACTTCAAGGAGGTCTACTCCTCCACGCGCGTGCGCATCCCCTTCGGCATCGCGCAGATCGGCAAGAGCTTCCGCAACGAGGTGAACCCGCGCAACTTCATCTTCCGCAGCCGCGAGTTTGAGCAGATGGAGATCGAGTTCTTCTGCCGGCTGGAGGAGGAGGACGCGTGGTTCGACCGGTGGCAGGCCGACATCTGGAAGTGGTACCTGGACCTGGGCATCAAGGAGTCCGGGCTCCGCTGGTACGAGCACCCCAAGGAGTCGCTGGCGCACTACTCCAAGCGCACCGTGGACGTGGAGTACGAGTTCCCCTTCGGCTGGGGCGAGCTGCAGGGGCTGGCCAACCGCGGCACCTTCGACCTGACCGCCCACGGCGCGCACTCGGGCAAGGACCTGAGCTTCTTCGACGCGGAGAAGAACGAGCGCTTCGTCCCGACGGTCATCGAGCCGTCGGCGGGCGCCGACCGCACCACCCTCGCCGTGCTCTGCGACGCCTACGACGAGGAGGAGGTCTCGGGCGAGACCCGCGTGGTCATGCGCTTCGTGCCGAAGCTCGCCCCCATCAAGGCGGCCATCCTGCCGCTGGTCAAGAAGGACGGCCTCGCGGAGATCGCGGAGGAGCTGGAGAAGAAGCTGCGACGCAAGTTC of Candidatus Hydrogenedentota bacterium contains these proteins:
- a CDS encoding glycine--tRNA ligase; translation: MEKIVSLCKRKGFIFQSSGIYGGINGCWDFGPLGVELKRNLKNDWWYNFVQTRDDMVGLDASIITHPQVWVASGHVENFHDMLVDCKDCRKRFRQDHLETERCPDCGGELTEPKAFNSMLRTRLGVSDDSSVETYLRPETCQSIFVDFKEVYSSTRVRIPFGIAQIGKSFRNEVNPRNFIFRSREFEQMEIEFFCRLEEEDAWFDRWQADIWKWYLDLGIKESGLRWYEHPKESLAHYSKRTVDVEYEFPFGWGELQGLANRGTFDLTAHGAHSGKDLSFFDAEKNERFVPTVIEPSAGADRTTLAVLCDAYDEEEVSGETRVVMRFVPKLAPIKAAILPLVKKDGLAEIAEELEKKLRRKFNTYYDQAGAIGRRYRRQDEIGTPYCVCVDFETKENGTVTVRDRDTMEQTRVPMDELADYIGMRVSFERD